One segment of Anatilimnocola aggregata DNA contains the following:
- a CDS encoding esterase/lipase family protein, giving the protein MGKRDRVSKTNKASNPLKGYGAIALNYIATKPKRSVAALAISLFLGYLYLHPCILTGWFPPKPKSGPTVVYIGGDKTLKRRGDIVFIHGLNGDAWSTWGDKDADFYWPKWLSAQVPDVCVWSLDYDAASSRWQGSPMPTTDRAVNLLDQMELKGIGQRPVIFICHSLGGIVTKNMLREAATLREPKYEIIAHQTKGVAFLATPHSGSDAGALPKLFKIYCRTDLVDSLDRNNSALRDINTWYASNVSYFNIKTLALVEGLDTRFVGRVVDETSGNPGIGGDVIPISVDGDHLTICKPTSADSHCVERVSRFIDEHLTPIPEAVEVSLTDVLHELRASKSSDASERIIKPLRNKKVTWDAIVTDIYPQEKNDVRSKPSYNIKESLTSNDISDVINAQFVRHSQSFDSSLISGTKVRISGVVTEKSTATRINLKECELINP; this is encoded by the coding sequence ATGGGAAAGCGTGATCGAGTCAGCAAAACAAACAAAGCGTCCAATCCACTTAAGGGCTACGGCGCAATTGCTCTGAACTACATAGCGACCAAGCCCAAGCGTTCAGTTGCGGCTCTCGCAATATCTTTATTTCTTGGGTATCTCTACCTGCATCCGTGTATTTTGACTGGCTGGTTTCCTCCAAAGCCAAAGAGTGGCCCAACGGTCGTGTACATCGGCGGCGACAAGACGCTAAAACGTCGCGGCGACATAGTTTTTATCCATGGCTTGAATGGAGACGCATGGTCGACATGGGGCGACAAAGATGCCGACTTCTATTGGCCGAAGTGGCTCTCAGCGCAAGTGCCAGACGTGTGCGTCTGGTCGCTGGACTATGACGCGGCATCGAGTCGTTGGCAAGGGTCACCTATGCCCACAACGGATCGCGCGGTAAATCTGCTTGACCAAATGGAACTTAAAGGAATCGGCCAGAGGCCGGTAATTTTTATCTGCCACAGCCTAGGCGGAATCGTCACAAAAAACATGCTGCGGGAAGCTGCAACATTGCGCGAACCCAAATACGAGATTATCGCCCACCAAACTAAAGGCGTTGCGTTTCTAGCGACACCGCATTCGGGTTCGGATGCTGGCGCGTTGCCAAAGCTGTTTAAGATTTACTGCCGCACAGATCTAGTGGACTCGCTAGATCGCAACAACAGTGCTTTGCGGGATATAAACACATGGTATGCAAGCAACGTTTCGTACTTCAACATAAAAACACTAGCCCTAGTTGAAGGCCTTGATACTCGATTCGTAGGCCGAGTAGTTGACGAAACAAGTGGAAATCCCGGAATCGGCGGTGACGTCATACCGATTTCAGTCGATGGAGATCACCTGACAATCTGCAAGCCGACATCGGCGGACAGCCACTGCGTTGAGCGAGTGAGCCGTTTTATTGATGAACACCTGACGCCCATACCTGAAGCGGTCGAAGTTTCGTTGACCGATGTCTTACATGAACTTCGAGCATCTAAATCAAGCGACGCATCGGAGCGAATAATCAAGCCTCTCCGTAACAAGAAAGTGACTTGGGATGCGATCGTCACCGACATCTACCCTCAAGAGAAGAATGATGTGCGAAGCAAACCATCATACAATATCAAGGAGTCGCTGACATCAAATGACATTTCTGATGTAATCAATGCTCAATTTGTACGCCATAGTCAATCGTTCGACAGCAGCCTAATTTCAGGTACAAAGGTTCGCATCTCTGGCGTTGTCACGGAAAAGTCAACAGCTACTCGCATAAACCTCAAGGAATGTGAATTGATTAATCCCTGA
- a CDS encoding AAA family ATPase, giving the protein MAYLAIRRLTYEGKNYSYESPVFGDGLNILEGPNGTGKSTFANLIYFCLGGSVDEFKANSNERHEEITSDENNYVQLLITIDGRPYTLKRLIGTNDVAVLDDDESKIFPITRGEGRQFVFSDWLLGKLGIEPVSINYGLHSGKLNITDFMRLIYHDQAPDPSGIFKAVDKESYVTDSQVFREAIFEILVGKSYQDYYSELAALRDAERDRSAAAKALELFKTMASDFSTPEEELNAIFLNKKLEELRDQQSKLLNFRRELAKAPPPQAPGVDLPAWQRELLATQIKISGLARNEASLLEEVSRLEQLKSELVAESTQLSKMMFAHEELKLFSSNTCPYCLKDVQRTPNKCVCGSDVGEADYEKFFYDSAEYLSILKSRQKNVQTVDLAAGSVRDELASLRAEKQAIASEALRIERMIASAVDETDSKINLQQFEEAEERLSSVRKRIGELEQEFEIVTRKEKLQNELNTAKIKHEKIGYRVAELAAAARADIQAKRITFSNIYSRMMVNTLQDCDSASINDGYMPIVNGGKYTEKSLAVPRRLLYYATLLEMSLTDDSVKFPRFLLIDTPETSGIDAENLNASITRLVEVIENGEKAGKACQVIFTTGIGKRPETTMPFVFAVLSKPDGRLLRPKPKTPEPPETDQPVLEGPSV; this is encoded by the coding sequence ATGGCATACTTAGCGATCCGACGCCTCACATACGAAGGCAAAAACTACTCGTACGAGTCACCGGTTTTCGGTGATGGACTGAATATCCTTGAAGGGCCGAATGGCACCGGCAAGTCTACGTTTGCGAACCTGATCTACTTTTGTCTTGGCGGAAGCGTAGACGAGTTCAAGGCCAACTCCAATGAGCGCCACGAGGAAATCACGAGCGATGAGAATAATTACGTTCAGCTGCTGATTACAATTGATGGCCGACCCTACACGCTGAAGCGGTTGATCGGGACCAATGACGTAGCGGTCCTTGACGATGATGAATCAAAGATTTTTCCAATCACCCGAGGTGAAGGCCGGCAGTTTGTTTTTTCGGATTGGCTGCTTGGAAAGCTCGGAATTGAGCCCGTATCCATAAACTACGGCTTGCACTCAGGCAAGCTAAACATCACAGACTTTATGCGGCTGATCTATCACGATCAGGCACCTGACCCATCTGGGATTTTCAAAGCGGTAGACAAAGAATCCTACGTCACCGATTCGCAGGTATTTCGAGAAGCAATCTTTGAAATACTCGTTGGTAAATCGTACCAAGATTACTACTCTGAACTAGCCGCTCTACGCGATGCGGAGAGAGACAGGTCCGCTGCAGCGAAGGCATTGGAACTTTTCAAAACGATGGCAAGTGATTTTTCGACTCCTGAGGAGGAGTTGAATGCCATTTTTCTCAACAAAAAGCTCGAAGAGCTACGCGACCAGCAGTCAAAGCTTCTCAACTTCAGGCGCGAGCTGGCGAAAGCGCCACCCCCGCAAGCACCTGGCGTCGATCTTCCTGCTTGGCAGAGAGAGTTGCTCGCAACTCAGATCAAAATTTCCGGTCTAGCACGAAACGAGGCTTCGCTGCTCGAAGAAGTCTCGCGTTTGGAGCAGCTAAAATCGGAGTTAGTCGCCGAGTCAACGCAACTCAGTAAGATGATGTTTGCGCACGAAGAGCTAAAGTTGTTTTCATCGAACACCTGTCCATACTGTCTCAAAGACGTTCAACGAACTCCCAATAAGTGTGTCTGCGGAAGTGATGTTGGCGAAGCAGATTACGAGAAGTTCTTCTACGATTCTGCCGAATATCTCTCGATTTTGAAGTCGCGGCAGAAAAACGTTCAGACGGTTGATCTAGCGGCCGGCTCAGTAAGAGATGAATTAGCCTCACTTCGTGCAGAAAAACAGGCGATTGCGAGTGAAGCCCTTAGAATTGAGAGGATGATCGCTTCGGCTGTTGATGAGACAGATAGCAAAATCAATCTTCAGCAGTTTGAAGAGGCGGAGGAGCGATTGTCATCGGTTCGAAAGCGGATCGGTGAGCTAGAACAGGAATTTGAAATCGTTACGCGCAAGGAGAAGCTTCAAAACGAACTCAACACAGCCAAGATCAAACATGAGAAAATCGGCTACAGGGTAGCTGAACTTGCGGCTGCGGCGCGGGCAGACATCCAAGCCAAGCGAATTACGTTTTCCAATATCTACAGCCGCATGATGGTAAACACTCTGCAGGATTGCGATTCTGCGTCCATCAACGATGGGTATATGCCAATCGTCAACGGCGGCAAGTACACCGAAAAGAGCCTAGCTGTACCTCGGCGATTGCTGTACTACGCGACGTTGCTTGAAATGAGCTTGACCGATGATTCCGTCAAGTTTCCGCGATTTTTGCTAATTGACACCCCAGAGACCTCGGGAATCGACGCGGAAAATCTAAACGCCTCAATTACGCGACTTGTTGAGGTCATTGAGAATGGTGAGAAAGCTGGCAAAGCTTGCCAAGTGATTTTCACGACCGGTATTGGAAAACGCCCTGAAACCACAATGCCGTTCGTCTTCGCTGTTCTCAGTAAGCCCGACGGGCGACTACTTCGCCCCAAGCCAAAGACTCCTGAACCGCCTGAAACTGACCAGCCAGTTTTAGAAGGCCCATCAGTTTGA
- a CDS encoding ADP-ribosylglycohydrolase family protein — MELNQRTRRSALWAAYGDALGFITELADESMVKRRTGTRTIDGLVPWTRRIGGKFGTDIRLPKGCYSDDTQLRLATSRSIRGNGEFDVEAFAKVELPVWSSYALGGGNATKCAAEQLCSPDSRWFSNFFQTKKSDYVKAGGNGAAMRIQPHAWCSPTHSSTWLLARDIIRNSVVTHGHPTGILGAVFHGLCLKFGMDHGRVVQADELGAVFELLSNIPKLIREDRELSVFWIPQWEDKASQRLDVGFHDSFQELRRDLDKAMVATQHYQSDIEKPYHDLLNDLGGFAKATLGSATKSAVFAWFLAVKAQKEPLNAISVAIHALGSDTDTIASMAGALIGCGASCDPPEDTMDKSYLISESDRLTKIAEGGVADSFRYPDLLYWRSPKVQLDAIGVKDGQFFVAGLGMAKPLDVVADGKAKDLSWQWFELEFGQRVLLRRRESPNQLSTESLPLFEKEGRAVTERKNAQDHSPLKNSEAKSLGTEQRLKPASVNLAADDVIKSNFDAKIIGAWLLRFANESEGGVDKAIAFAAIVAKAKNARMLRDSRKTN, encoded by the coding sequence ATGGAACTAAATCAACGAACACGACGTTCTGCACTTTGGGCCGCCTACGGCGATGCGCTTGGGTTTATTACTGAACTTGCAGACGAATCGATGGTGAAACGGCGAACGGGCACAAGGACAATCGATGGCCTAGTGCCTTGGACACGTCGAATCGGCGGTAAGTTTGGAACCGATATTAGACTGCCAAAGGGTTGCTATTCTGACGATACACAATTGCGTCTTGCTACAAGCAGGTCGATCCGTGGAAATGGCGAGTTTGATGTCGAAGCGTTTGCAAAGGTGGAGCTTCCAGTTTGGAGCAGTTATGCGCTGGGAGGTGGAAATGCGACTAAGTGCGCGGCAGAACAATTGTGTTCTCCAGACTCTCGATGGTTTTCTAACTTTTTTCAAACCAAAAAATCAGACTACGTGAAAGCTGGTGGCAATGGCGCAGCCATGCGAATTCAGCCACACGCGTGGTGTTCACCAACTCACTCTTCGACTTGGCTTTTGGCGAGAGACATCATTCGTAATTCCGTGGTCACACACGGTCACCCTACTGGAATTCTCGGGGCAGTCTTTCATGGGCTCTGCTTGAAGTTCGGCATGGACCATGGACGCGTCGTGCAGGCGGACGAGTTGGGTGCAGTATTTGAACTTTTGAGCAATATCCCAAAACTGATCAGAGAAGACCGCGAACTTAGCGTGTTTTGGATACCACAATGGGAGGACAAGGCCTCCCAGAGGCTTGACGTTGGGTTTCACGATTCATTCCAAGAATTACGCCGTGACCTTGATAAGGCAATGGTCGCGACCCAGCACTATCAATCCGATATCGAAAAGCCTTATCACGACCTGCTCAATGACTTAGGTGGATTCGCGAAGGCTACATTAGGTTCGGCCACCAAGTCGGCCGTATTTGCATGGTTTTTAGCAGTGAAAGCTCAAAAAGAGCCCCTAAACGCAATTTCGGTTGCGATCCATGCGCTTGGCAGCGACACAGATACGATTGCATCAATGGCCGGGGCGCTAATAGGTTGCGGAGCGTCATGTGATCCTCCAGAGGACACTATGGACAAGTCGTATTTGATAAGTGAAAGCGATCGGTTGACTAAGATTGCTGAAGGTGGAGTGGCGGATTCGTTCCGTTATCCCGATTTGCTCTACTGGAGATCGCCTAAAGTGCAATTGGACGCTATCGGTGTAAAGGACGGGCAGTTTTTTGTTGCGGGCTTGGGCATGGCAAAGCCTCTCGATGTAGTCGCTGATGGCAAAGCGAAGGACCTATCTTGGCAATGGTTTGAGTTAGAGTTTGGGCAACGGGTTCTTTTGCGGCGCAGAGAGTCGCCGAATCAACTTTCAACAGAATCTCTCCCTCTGTTTGAGAAAGAGGGTCGTGCTGTGACTGAGCGTAAGAATGCACAAGATCATTCGCCCTTGAAAAATAGCGAAGCAAAGAGCTTAGGTACAGAGCAACGACTGAAACCTGCGTCCGTAAACCTTGCGGCGGACGATGTGATCAAGTCAAATTTTGATGCAAAGATTATCGGCGCTTGGCTTCTTCGTTTTGCTAATGAAAGTGAAGGTGGCGTTGACAAGGCAATTGCGTTTGCCGCAATCGTTGCTAAAGCGAAGAATGCAAGAATGCTGCGCGACTCGCGAAAAACCAATTAA
- a CDS encoding DarT ssDNA thymidine ADP-ribosyltransferase family protein, translating to MTATIVRSRAITELLHFTTNRGITGILATKAIKARDRLSAEAYLEHILMLNCPDRSRDAAWHDYVNLSISQITTLIGPSTGHWHPDFDGWWCIMSIDPEVLSHDGVVFCTTNNMYSGCRRARGPEGLEALFADSVTQWSSSRSRSVANRPPERHASIPTCIQAEALYPVEVPYQYIRRIYTRSEEHSDAIQAMCGALDIPPIACEVQLRHFE from the coding sequence ATGACAGCAACGATTGTTCGGAGTCGCGCAATTACGGAACTTCTCCACTTCACGACTAATCGGGGGATTACCGGGATATTGGCAACCAAGGCGATTAAAGCGCGAGACAGACTTAGTGCCGAGGCATATCTTGAGCACATATTGATGTTGAATTGCCCAGACCGGTCACGTGACGCCGCTTGGCATGACTACGTAAACCTATCCATTTCACAGATAACTACACTAATAGGTCCATCAACCGGTCACTGGCACCCGGACTTTGACGGCTGGTGGTGCATAATGTCAATCGATCCAGAAGTTCTGTCACACGATGGTGTTGTGTTTTGTACTACAAACAACATGTATTCAGGTTGCCGGCGAGCCAGGGGGCCGGAGGGTCTTGAAGCCCTGTTCGCCGATTCAGTCACACAGTGGTCAAGCAGTCGCTCCAGGTCGGTGGCGAACCGGCCCCCCGAGCGGCACGCATCAATTCCGACTTGCATTCAGGCTGAGGCGCTTTATCCCGTGGAAGTTCCATACCAATATATCCGACGCATTTATACTCGGAGCGAGGAGCATAGCGATGCAATACAGGCGATGTGCGGCGCTTTAGACATTCCGCCAATTGCATGCGAAGTCCAACTCCGCCACTTCGAGTAA
- a CDS encoding DNA methyltransferase: protein MHHGSCPADGTALDPFFGARTTGLVAFRHGRHAIGIELNPEYIQIAANRPRDAAVSKLPISRATSS, encoded by the coding sequence GTGCATCATGGCAGTTGTCCGGCAGACGGGACTGCTCTCGATCCATTCTTCGGCGCGCGAACGACCGGGCTAGTTGCATTTCGGCACGGCCGACATGCGATTGGTATCGAGCTGAACCCCGAGTACATCCAGATTGCTGCCAACCGGCCGCGGGATGCCGCAGTATCAAAGCTGCCAATCAGCAGAGCCACGTCGAGTTAA
- a CDS encoding 3'-5' exonuclease, protein MDVPRSGTHFGFAAARIAINKLPLKSAYSNCGTTFSRCEMRTLPRVSPTPEQLPLITNTRPGVVIIRGAAGSGKTTTALLRLKQLSAFWLARREREQITTPVRVLVITYNRTLRGYIADLAAQQIIGRANLDMEILTFAKWAKGILGNVKVVDPAQNTELVRLCGLLPLPTAFVQGEVDYLLGRFIPTRLSDYLTCRRDGRGAMPRVDRAMRQRILDEVVAPYLAWKREAQVLDWNDLAIQSADVVEPAGYDVIISDEVQDLSANQVRALMHFANDPSSVTFVLDAAQRIYPRGFTWAEAGVEVSPANSHRLSKNYRNTKEICQFALPLLNGLEIGDDGTFPNFDSCTTTGPKPIVLKGLFRNQVQFAINYLAEHVDLSTESVAFLHAKGWFDFLKQQLDSNSYSYITITRQSEWPPGDENIALSTMSSAKGLEFDYVFLLGLSDDATIGSVDVEDSQLENLRRLFAMSITRARKAVVVGYKPTEESHLLSFLQHDTFEAIDV, encoded by the coding sequence ATGGATGTACCACGCTCAGGCACCCATTTCGGTTTTGCGGCCGCCCGTATCGCGATCAACAAACTACCGTTAAAATCCGCCTATTCAAACTGCGGTACGACCTTTTCCAGGTGTGAAATGAGAACCCTGCCTCGCGTTTCACCAACTCCCGAACAGCTGCCTCTGATTACAAACACGCGCCCCGGCGTGGTGATTATTCGAGGTGCCGCGGGCAGCGGAAAAACAACCACTGCCCTGCTGCGCCTCAAGCAGCTTTCTGCGTTTTGGCTCGCACGGCGAGAGCGAGAACAGATTACCACTCCGGTTCGCGTTCTGGTAATCACATACAATAGGACGCTGAGGGGCTATATCGCTGATCTTGCAGCGCAGCAGATTATTGGTCGCGCAAATCTGGACATGGAGATTTTGACATTTGCAAAGTGGGCAAAGGGGATTCTCGGCAATGTTAAGGTTGTTGATCCAGCGCAAAACACCGAGTTGGTGCGACTTTGTGGACTGCTCCCTTTGCCGACTGCTTTCGTACAGGGCGAGGTCGACTATCTGCTCGGCAGGTTTATCCCAACTAGGCTCAGCGACTACTTGACTTGCCGAAGAGACGGCCGTGGAGCGATGCCACGAGTTGATCGTGCAATGCGTCAACGGATACTCGATGAAGTCGTCGCACCATATCTCGCTTGGAAGCGAGAAGCACAAGTACTTGATTGGAATGACTTAGCAATTCAATCCGCTGACGTTGTGGAACCGGCCGGATACGATGTGATTATCTCTGACGAAGTGCAAGACCTCTCGGCCAATCAAGTACGTGCCTTGATGCATTTCGCAAATGATCCATCGTCAGTAACGTTCGTTTTGGACGCCGCGCAACGTATCTATCCTCGCGGATTTACTTGGGCAGAAGCAGGAGTTGAAGTAAGTCCGGCAAATAGTCATCGATTGAGCAAAAACTATCGAAACACCAAAGAGATTTGTCAGTTCGCGTTGCCTTTGCTGAACGGTCTGGAAATCGGCGACGACGGAACTTTCCCCAATTTTGACTCATGTACTACTACTGGTCCGAAGCCAATTGTTCTGAAAGGACTTTTTCGCAATCAAGTGCAATTTGCGATCAACTACCTGGCAGAGCACGTGGACTTGTCAACTGAATCCGTCGCCTTTCTTCACGCCAAAGGTTGGTTTGATTTTCTAAAGCAGCAACTCGACTCTAATTCATATAGTTATATAACGATTACCCGGCAATCCGAATGGCCGCCTGGGGATGAGAATATTGCTCTGTCGACCATGAGTTCTGCCAAAGGACTGGAATTTGACTATGTTTTCCTACTTGGCTTGAGTGATGACGCTACGATTGGTTCTGTAGACGTGGAGGATTCTCAGCTCGAAAACCTTCGCCGGCTATTCGCCATGTCGATAACACGAGCCCGAAAGGCCGTCGTGGTCGGCTATAAGCCAACAGAGGAATCTCACCTTTTGTCGTTCCTGCAACACGATACGTTTGAGGCAATTGACGTATGA